The DNA window GGATCCACGAAATGGCGGTGTAGATCCAGTCGAGACTCAATCTAAGCTCCAGTCACATCGGCAGGACGGTGACGGATCCGCTCAGGCACCGGGTCGTACCCGCCAGGGTGGAAAGGGTGGCAGCGCAGGAGCCGCCAGATCGCCAGGCCCGTCCCCCGCACCGCGCCGTGTCGCGCCAGAGCCTCCTGGGCGTATGCGCTGCACGAGGGGTAGAACCGACAGCGTGCCGGCAGCGCCGGACTCAAGTATCGACGGTACGCGACGACCGCTGCAGTCAGGAGCCGGGCAGCGACGCTCATCGTGGCCGCCGGGGTCTGCGGGCTGCCGCGAGCGCCCCCTCCAGGTCCGCGGCGAGAGTGGCGAACGACGCCTCGGCGGCCGGCGGCAACGCCCGGACCACCAGGGCCGCGCCCTCCGGCAGATCAGTCAGAAGGGGCCGGACGAGGTGACGCAGCCGTCGGCGGACCTTGTTACGGGTCACGGCGTTGCCCACTGCTTTGGACACGACGAAGCCGGCGCGCGCCGTAGAGGCGAACGCCGGCTCCTCGATAAGCAGATGAACGACCAGGGTCCCGCGGCCGGCACGACGGCCACCGCGAATCGCTGCGGCGAAGTCCGTGCTACGTCGCAGTCGCTGTGCCGCGGCCAGCACGGGTTACCTGAGCATTCGGGACTGCGTCAAACGGTCGGATCAGGCCGACAGCTTGTCGCGGCCCTTGGTCCGGCGGGCCGACAGGATGGCGCG is part of the Actinoplanes missouriensis 431 genome and encodes:
- the yidD gene encoding membrane protein insertion efficiency factor YidD, translated to MSVAARLLTAAVVAYRRYLSPALPARCRFYPSCSAYAQEALARHGAVRGTGLAIWRLLRCHPFHPGGYDPVPERIRHRPADVTGA
- the rnpA gene encoding ribonuclease P protein component translates to MLAAAQRLRRSTDFAAAIRGGRRAGRGTLVVHLLIEEPAFASTARAGFVVSKAVGNAVTRNKVRRRLRHLVRPLLTDLPEGAALVVRALPPAAEASFATLAADLEGALAAARRPRRPR